GCTACTACTGTTTTAGTTTACTacaatatgttattttttattagaagtattccaacaatatatatatatatatagtgcttCAAAATGTgtaacatctttttttttttttctgtgatATCATTGACCAAattgttgaatttattttgattatactaTTGCAGATCTCCAGTTGCCAGAAGTGAATGTTTCTCGAGCTGATGACACTGAAGACTCTAGTATGTATTTCGTGGCATGACCGCTTGTGTTAGTTTGATTAGCATTTGGAAAATTGTTGGTCTTCATTATTCAGCTGCCCAGGTCATATTGACCTCTTTCTGGTGTTTGATTGTCTTCCTTTTTTTATCTACTAAGTATTGACGATGTATTTGAACAATAGAACTAACTGACTCTCTTTAAGAtccctgaaaaatggattttaaggTTCTAAGGGTTATTTATAAACGTTGTGTTGTTCTACTTTTGTGTGAAATAGTCTGGCCTGTTTGCTTGAACTAAAACATGTTAACTGAAGCTCTCAACTAAAGATTTTTGGAACACAAAGATAGGAAACCATGGTAATTTTTGGATGGGTTCTTGAGATCTAGCccattattaattatagaaagataaagattattattaactttttttatacTACAAGTCATTgctcaaaataaattttgtgataGTTGTTTAGACCCAACCTGTTCTGCTTCTCTATACATCTCTAGCCTTTTCTGTATTTCTACAACCTTTTCAGTGTCTGAATTGAAATTTCAAGCTAATTCAGAATGTTTTATAAAGAATCTCAATTTTGTGGAATTATTGCAAATGGATTGCTGAGCtagatctttttcttttttctagaTAGAGCTAGATCTTTTGACTTACAAGTTTGTCTCTTCCATTAAGTGGTTGGTATCCGCAGGAAAATATTGACAATTAACTCTATAAGATCAGATTTTCTGTTCATGGTGCTTGTAAttataagaagaaaaatgctattaaaAAAGGGTGGTTCTACTgcacaagaaatttaaaaagaaaaatattttatgttcttaTGGAGTTACCCACACAAGGATTTGTGATCTAGCTTTGCTTAGTTTCTCCAGAAACCTACTAGAACATAATAGATAATGACTAACTTTCCTTTGGGAATTCAAATTTCTGGCTCATACTTACTGTTTCTTATTGTGAATTTGCTATGCTTTGTTACAGATGTGGAAAATCAACAAGCTGATGCAAatacttggcatgatcttgctTTGGGAACTCAATGAGACTCAGCGGGCTTGAATTCTAGTAGTAACCAAAAAGGGCTTGACCATATGATATGGATCTTGATAATACGTGCACGCTTTAATCGGATGTAGTAGTTGCATTCTTCCTTTTTTGGTTTTGGCCCAATTTGGCTGTTGGGCTCGAGTGTATCCTGCTTGTTATGATTGACTATAACAGAACTAGTTTCTCCAGTTTGAATGCCATCTTTAACTCTGGAAGATTAGATTTTTGGTTCATGATGCTTGTAGTTATAAGGAGGAAAATGCTATTAAACAGGGTGGTTCTAATGCATGAGAAATTTAAGATGGTAGAATCCAAGATTGTGAGTCATTTcggtgaaaaatattttttgttcttgtgGAGTTACCCATACAAGGATATGTAATCTAGCTTTACTTAGTTTCTACAGAAACCTACTAGAACGTAATACATAATGACTAACTTCCCTTTAGGAATTCAAATTTCTGGCTCATATACTTACTGTTTGCTATTGTGAATTTGCTATGCTTTGTTACAGATGTGGAAAATCAGCAAGCTGATACAGATACTCGGCATGATCTTGCTTTGGGAACTCAATGACACTTAGCAGGCTTGAGTTCTAGCAGTAACCAAAAGGCTTGACCCTATGATATGGGTCTGATTATATTGCATTCTTCCTCTTTGGTTTTGGCCCAATTTGGCTATCGGTTCGAGTGTATCCTGCTTGTTATGATTAGTCATAACAGAACCAGTTTCTCTTTCACTCTTTAAATTTGGCCAGCAGGATGGATTAGAACGGTGCAAGTTTGCACTTCCTAGGCGTGGTATATGACACGTGCTTGGTTTGAATGTTTTGTTGTTGCTGCTTAGATGAGGACCAATTCATCCTTATGACATAAGAATGGTCATCC
This window of the Diospyros lotus cultivar Yz01 chromosome 5, ASM1463336v1, whole genome shotgun sequence genome carries:
- the LOC127801801 gene encoding anaphase-promoting complex subunit 13, giving the protein MAEKLSLGILIDIVDEEWMRDTLPHDDLQLPEVNVSRADDTEDSNVENQQADANTWHDLALGTQ